One genomic segment of Flavobacteriaceae bacterium includes these proteins:
- a CDS encoding IS4 family transposase — protein sequence MKKTNASTKSSELNSVLSSHFQGKINLARIKLISHFIIALCKVQTVTFEKVANAFETSVDSKSSLRRIQRFIADYSLDGDLIARLIFSLLPKQEGLILSIDRTNWKFGQTNINIFKLGVVYKGVAFPLLFTMLDKPGNSNSQERIDLVNRFIRLFGKDVIKSIVADREFVGNHWLDFLNTNGIKYYIRIRNNFKVELPDKNKTIKVFHLFNPHKINEFVYYPKIVRVNGQLCFLSGCKLYPKNGKPDFLIIVSFNAPDKAFEQYKERWQIEMCFKAMKASGFDIENTHLQDIKRIEKLVLFVMMAFVWCYKVGIYLHQIKPIKIKKHGRMAKSIFKYGLDYIASVLLNPVNQNNMNLTKFLSCT from the coding sequence ATGAAAAAAACCAATGCTTCCACTAAAAGTAGTGAATTAAATTCAGTTTTAAGTTCTCATTTCCAAGGTAAGATCAATTTGGCAAGAATCAAACTCATATCACATTTCATTATCGCCCTCTGTAAGGTACAGACAGTTACCTTTGAAAAGGTAGCCAACGCTTTTGAGACCTCAGTAGATTCGAAGTCATCACTCAGACGTATTCAAAGATTTATTGCTGATTATTCGTTGGATGGAGATTTGATCGCTCGTCTTATATTTAGTCTCCTTCCTAAGCAAGAGGGATTGATCTTGAGTATTGATAGGACCAATTGGAAGTTTGGTCAGACCAACATCAACATTTTTAAGTTGGGAGTTGTCTATAAAGGTGTTGCCTTCCCATTGTTATTTACTATGTTAGATAAGCCAGGGAACTCTAACAGTCAGGAGCGTATTGATCTTGTGAATCGTTTCATAAGACTTTTTGGCAAAGATGTTATTAAATCCATTGTAGCCGATAGAGAGTTTGTAGGTAATCATTGGTTGGATTTCTTGAATACAAATGGAATCAAATATTATATCCGCATTCGAAACAACTTTAAGGTAGAGCTTCCTGATAAGAACAAAACCATCAAAGTATTTCACTTGTTTAATCCACATAAGATCAATGAGTTTGTGTATTATCCTAAAATTGTACGTGTTAATGGTCAGCTTTGTTTCCTTTCCGGATGCAAGTTGTACCCAAAAAATGGAAAGCCTGATTTCTTAATCATTGTATCGTTCAACGCTCCTGATAAGGCCTTTGAACAATACAAAGAACGATGGCAGATAGAGATGTGTTTTAAAGCAATGAAAGCCAGTGGCTTTGATATTGAAAACACACACCTGCAAGATATTAAGCGTATTGAAAAATTAGTACTGTTTGTAATGATGGCTTTCGTATGGTGTTACAAAGTTGGTATATATTTACATCAGATTAAGCCTATCAAAATAAAAAAGCATGGAAGAATGGCTAAAAGCATATTCAAATATGGATTAGATTATATCGCTTCTGTGCTATTAAACCCTGTAAATCAAAACAATATGAACTTGACTAAATTTTTGTCATGTACTTAG
- the mnmE gene encoding tRNA uridine-5-carboxymethylaminomethyl(34) synthesis GTPase MnmE: protein MIPDDPIIALATSSGVGAIAVIRLSGKGVIPVVSKLFQSVRNKDLNKQKTHTVLLGHVLNKGRMIDEVLVTVFRAPHSYTGEDTVEISCHGSSFIQHEIIRLFLENGCRMATHGEFTMRAFLNGKMDLSRAEAVADVIASDSAASHQVAIRQMRGGIARELQVLRGQLLDFAALIELELDFSGEDVEFANRAQFQELVIKIRSVLKRLTDSFAFGNAVKNGIPVAIIGAPNVGKSTLLNALLNEEKAIVSDIAGTTRDAIEDEINIEGVRFRFTDTAGIRETKDAVESIGIQKAYEKAENAQLIIFLTNSEKFKVQGSRFKVQGLKFKDEIKEIKNRFPNKRLLVIANKVDLLSGEEKLRLTAEFPGILLLSAKENMGIDTLKSELTSLVDMGALSNNETIVTNSRHFEALNHALTAISSVQKSIDRNISTDLFAIDIRECLRHLGTITGDYDVDKDILGHIFSNFCIGK, encoded by the coding sequence ATGATTCCAGATGATCCTATTATTGCATTGGCTACCTCTTCGGGTGTTGGTGCCATTGCTGTAATTCGCCTTTCCGGAAAAGGGGTGATCCCTGTGGTTTCCAAATTGTTTCAATCTGTTCGGAATAAAGATCTTAACAAGCAAAAAACCCATACTGTTCTTTTGGGGCATGTTCTTAATAAAGGCCGGATGATAGATGAAGTACTGGTAACTGTTTTCAGAGCTCCGCATTCTTATACCGGCGAAGATACCGTAGAAATTTCATGTCACGGATCGAGTTTTATACAGCATGAAATCATTCGTCTTTTTTTAGAAAACGGTTGCAGGATGGCAACTCACGGTGAGTTTACCATGCGTGCTTTTTTGAATGGGAAAATGGATCTTTCCCGGGCAGAGGCCGTTGCGGATGTAATTGCTTCCGATTCTGCGGCTTCTCATCAGGTAGCCATCCGGCAAATGCGGGGAGGTATTGCCCGTGAATTGCAGGTATTACGAGGTCAGTTATTAGATTTTGCAGCATTGATAGAATTGGAACTGGATTTTTCCGGCGAAGATGTGGAATTTGCAAACAGAGCCCAATTTCAAGAGCTGGTTATCAAAATACGCTCGGTCTTAAAACGACTTACAGATTCTTTTGCCTTTGGAAATGCTGTGAAAAACGGAATTCCGGTAGCCATTATAGGCGCGCCTAATGTAGGGAAATCTACCCTGTTGAATGCGCTGTTGAATGAAGAAAAAGCCATTGTTTCCGATATTGCCGGAACCACCAGAGATGCTATTGAAGATGAAATAAACATAGAAGGGGTTCGATTTCGGTTTACAGACACCGCGGGCATCCGTGAAACCAAAGATGCGGTTGAAAGTATAGGTATACAAAAAGCTTATGAAAAAGCAGAGAATGCGCAGTTGATTATTTTCCTCACTAATTCAGAAAAGTTTAAAGTTCAAGGTTCAAGGTTCAAGGTTCAAGGTTTGAAGTTTAAGGATGAGATTAAGGAAATTAAAAATCGTTTTCCAAACAAACGTTTACTTGTCATAGCCAATAAGGTAGATTTGCTGTCCGGGGAAGAGAAGTTACGCCTCACTGCCGAATTTCCCGGTATTCTTTTACTTTCCGCAAAAGAAAATATGGGGATAGATACATTAAAATCCGAATTAACCTCATTGGTAGATATGGGAGCATTGAGCAATAATGAAACCATTGTAACCAACTCACGTCATTTTGAGGCTTTGAACCATGCACTTACGGCCATTAGCTCTGTTCAAAAAAGCATTGACCGGAACATCTCTACCGATTTATTTGCTATTGACATTCGCGAATGTCTTCGCCACCTGGGAACCATTACCGGCGACTATGATGTGGACAAAGATATACTGGGGCATATTTTTTCGAATTTTTGTATCGGGAAGTAA
- a CDS encoding tRNA 2-methylthio-N6-isopentenyl adenosine(37) hydroxylase MiaE, whose amino-acid sequence MLGLKFETATSWVEVAQNGLQQLMTDHAFAEQKAASNAVSIIINYSEKTELVAAMSAIAIEEMEHFRMVHQLMVKRGFVLGRDRSNDYAKKLHRFFPKTKDRNDALIQRLLVAALIEARSCERFKVFSENIEDEELSKFYKELMVSEANHYTVFFGFARQYQDKKTVHEKWNSLLNFEAEIMKEKGTIAKVHG is encoded by the coding sequence ATGTTAGGACTCAAATTTGAAACGGCAACTTCTTGGGTTGAAGTAGCGCAAAACGGACTGCAACAACTCATGACCGACCATGCTTTTGCAGAACAAAAAGCAGCATCTAACGCTGTTTCCATTATCATCAACTATTCCGAAAAAACCGAATTGGTAGCAGCGATGAGTGCTATTGCCATAGAAGAAATGGAGCATTTTAGAATGGTACATCAACTCATGGTCAAAAGAGGTTTTGTACTGGGCAGGGATCGATCTAATGACTATGCAAAAAAACTACACCGTTTCTTTCCAAAAACCAAAGACAGAAACGATGCCCTCATTCAGCGTTTACTGGTAGCAGCCCTCATTGAAGCCAGAAGTTGTGAGCGTTTCAAGGTGTTTTCAGAAAATATAGAAGATGAGGAACTCTCTAAATTCTACAAAGAGCTGATGGTTTCCGAAGCAAATCATTACACGGTGTTTTTCGGTTTTGCACGCCAATATCAGGACAAGAAAACCGTACATGAAAAATGGAATTCTTTACTGAATTTTGAAGCAGAAATTATGAAAGAAAAAGGGACGATTGCGAAAGTACACGGATAA
- a CDS encoding cell shape-determining protein, translating to MLALSGIVILGILAQWVAWRFKIPAILPLILIGLLVGPIAAEFLTDDGSKYIEPVWNGEKGLFPGEGLYYFVSLAISIILFEGGLTLKRSEIINVGPVITKLITLGSAVTFFGAAILAHYIFDLAWELSFLFSGLIIVTGPTVITPILRNIPLKKDVSTVLKWEGILIDPIGALVAVLVFEFISAGGRSGFTITALTEFGKIVLFGTSFGFTFAHALAFVINKKWIPHYLLNVVSLSAVLLVFVESEIFAHESGLLAVVVMGMVLGNGKLKNLKELLYFKESLSVLLISILFILLAANINMADLLLLYTWKTGLLFVLVVFLVRPLAVFLSTYKSNLKLNEKLFVSWVGPRGIVAAGIASLFGSKLLKQGVAGAEYITPLVFMIVLGTVLLNATTARLFAKIVGVFLKNSNGILMVGASKPSRLIADYLQKFEKRVVLIDANKEFVEQANSEGLEAYEFNIYDDDLTNNIELNDIGYLIAITGSDAVNEYAIKHLSKAFGEHGSFRLVTAEEVKNKDFAKKHIFFSPRDDYINLSEAVRDFPDIYEIPIHSEEEYRSHLEKLHAKLESVPLFVITQDKNIYLLAEFELKELSVEKATLVYIGDQI from the coding sequence ATGTTAGCACTTTCCGGAATTGTGATTTTAGGGATATTAGCCCAGTGGGTAGCATGGCGGTTTAAAATACCGGCAATCTTACCTTTAATCTTAATTGGTTTGCTTGTAGGACCGATTGCTGCGGAGTTTTTAACCGATGACGGATCTAAATACATTGAGCCTGTCTGGAATGGAGAAAAAGGATTATTTCCAGGTGAAGGCTTGTATTATTTTGTTTCACTGGCTATTAGTATCATTCTTTTTGAAGGAGGACTGACATTAAAAAGAAGTGAGATTATAAATGTAGGCCCGGTGATTACAAAATTGATCACTTTGGGCTCTGCTGTTACTTTTTTCGGAGCAGCGATCTTAGCACATTATATTTTTGACTTGGCATGGGAGCTGTCATTTTTGTTTTCCGGATTGATTATCGTTACCGGTCCTACTGTGATCACTCCCATTTTGAGAAATATTCCTTTAAAAAAAGATGTTTCAACTGTCTTAAAATGGGAAGGAATTCTGATAGATCCTATTGGTGCTTTGGTTGCCGTACTTGTTTTTGAGTTTATTAGTGCAGGCGGTAGGAGCGGTTTTACTATAACGGCACTGACAGAGTTTGGAAAAATAGTATTATTCGGAACTTCTTTTGGATTTACATTTGCGCACGCATTGGCATTTGTCATCAACAAAAAATGGATACCACATTACCTTTTAAATGTGGTTTCTCTTTCGGCAGTGCTGTTGGTTTTTGTAGAATCTGAAATTTTTGCCCATGAATCAGGTTTACTGGCAGTAGTGGTCATGGGAATGGTTTTAGGAAACGGAAAACTTAAGAACTTAAAAGAATTGTTGTATTTTAAAGAATCATTGAGCGTTTTACTGATTTCTATCCTGTTTATTTTATTGGCGGCAAATATCAATATGGCAGATTTGTTGTTGCTGTATACGTGGAAAACGGGATTGTTATTTGTTTTGGTGGTTTTTTTAGTACGACCGTTAGCCGTGTTTTTGAGTACCTATAAATCAAATTTGAAGCTCAACGAAAAACTTTTTGTGAGTTGGGTAGGGCCAAGAGGGATAGTAGCTGCAGGTATTGCATCACTTTTTGGGAGTAAACTTTTAAAGCAAGGTGTTGCAGGAGCAGAATACATTACTCCTTTGGTGTTTATGATTGTTTTAGGAACTGTACTTTTAAATGCAACTACTGCCCGGTTATTTGCAAAAATAGTAGGCGTATTTCTCAAAAATTCCAATGGAATATTAATGGTTGGAGCTTCAAAACCTTCAAGGCTCATTGCCGATTACTTACAAAAGTTTGAAAAAAGAGTGGTGTTGATAGATGCTAATAAGGAGTTTGTAGAGCAGGCAAATAGTGAGGGTTTAGAAGCTTATGAATTTAATATTTATGATGATGATCTAACCAATAATATCGAACTGAATGATATCGGCTATTTAATTGCCATAACAGGGAGTGATGCCGTAAATGAATATGCAATTAAACACCTTTCCAAAGCATTTGGCGAGCACGGATCTTTTCGTTTGGTAACGGCAGAGGAAGTAAAAAATAAAGATTTTGCAAAGAAACATATCTTTTTCTCCCCGCGAGACGATTATATCAATTTAAGCGAAGCCGTCAGGGATTTTCCTGATATTTACGAGATTCCCATTCATTCCGAAGAAGAATATCGCAGTCATCTGGAAAAATTGCATGCAAAATTAGAATCCGTACCGCTTTTTGTGATCACTCAGGATAAAAATATTTACCTGTTGGCCGAGTTTGAATTGAAAGAACTATCTGTGGAGAAAGCCACATTGGTTTATATAGGAGATCAGATATAA
- the dnaX gene encoding DNA polymerase III subunit gamma/tau translates to MEHFVVSARKYRPQNFEEVVGQQSITNTLENAIKNSHLAQALLFTGPRGVGKTSCARILAKRINQKDSASEEDFAFNVFELDAASNNSVDDIRSLTEQVRIPPQTGNYKVYIIDEVHMLSQAAFNAFLKTLEEPPAHAIFILATTEKHKIIPTILSRCQIFDFKRIAVADIKHYLKKICKEENITAEDDALHIIAQKADGAMRDALSTFDRIISFSGNRLTREAVTQNLHVLDYDTLFEMTNLLLDNNIPQVLTYFNDILSKGFEGHHFMNSLASHFRDLLVTKDKITIELLEVSDDARKKYLEQSSKASLSFLMQAIDKANTCDLNYRASKNQRLLVELSLMQIASITFDGEKKKSTDYIIPSTFFTSLSSPKKSGHKTREVVTEKIQVRKEEKAILKEKPKPVLKNVQRRPSAFSLKSVHEKNVLKKKAAQEKEGHHSKEPFTQEKLQAFWKKYHRKLQDKGEKNTASILAIDTPVLKEGFKIQFTLPSKLMEEQLKEACPKLLKYLRKSLNNNEIHLEMLVKESLKKKFAYTPQEKYNKLKEKNPMIEKLKETFQLDL, encoded by the coding sequence ATGGAGCATTTTGTTGTTTCGGCACGTAAATACAGGCCACAAAATTTTGAAGAGGTTGTTGGACAACAATCCATCACCAATACATTAGAAAATGCTATTAAAAATAGCCATTTGGCACAAGCTTTATTATTTACGGGGCCTCGCGGGGTCGGAAAAACATCTTGTGCCAGAATTCTTGCTAAAAGGATCAATCAGAAAGACAGTGCTTCGGAAGAAGATTTTGCGTTTAATGTTTTTGAATTAGATGCAGCTTCAAACAATTCGGTAGATGATATCAGAAGTCTTACGGAACAAGTTCGGATTCCTCCCCAAACAGGAAATTATAAAGTTTATATTATTGATGAAGTTCATATGCTTTCCCAAGCCGCTTTTAATGCTTTTCTGAAAACATTAGAAGAACCTCCGGCTCATGCCATTTTTATTTTGGCAACTACGGAAAAGCATAAAATCATCCCGACCATCTTATCTCGTTGCCAGATTTTTGATTTTAAAAGGATTGCTGTTGCAGACATAAAGCATTATTTAAAAAAAATATGTAAAGAAGAAAACATCACAGCAGAAGATGATGCCCTGCACATCATTGCTCAAAAAGCCGACGGGGCTATGCGGGATGCACTCTCTACCTTTGACCGTATCATTAGTTTTTCAGGGAATCGCCTCACCCGGGAAGCCGTAACTCAGAACTTACATGTGTTGGATTATGATACTCTTTTTGAGATGACCAATTTGTTGCTGGATAATAATATTCCTCAGGTACTTACTTATTTTAACGACATCCTTTCAAAAGGTTTTGAGGGACACCATTTCATGAATAGTCTGGCATCTCATTTTAGGGATCTTCTGGTTACAAAAGATAAAATTACCATTGAACTGTTAGAAGTGAGTGATGATGCCAGGAAAAAATACCTGGAGCAATCCTCAAAAGCAAGTCTTTCTTTTTTGATGCAGGCTATTGACAAGGCCAATACATGCGATCTGAATTACAGAGCAAGTAAAAATCAACGATTATTAGTTGAACTTAGCTTAATGCAAATTGCCTCCATCACTTTTGACGGAGAAAAAAAAAAGTCGACTGACTATATAATTCCTTCTACATTTTTTACATCGCTTTCGTCGCCTAAAAAATCCGGGCACAAAACCCGGGAAGTTGTTACGGAAAAAATACAGGTTCGGAAAGAAGAAAAAGCAATTCTTAAGGAAAAACCCAAGCCTGTTTTAAAAAATGTACAACGCCGCCCTTCTGCTTTTTCTCTAAAAAGTGTACACGAAAAGAACGTTCTTAAAAAGAAGGCTGCTCAAGAAAAGGAAGGACATCATTCAAAGGAGCCATTTACCCAAGAAAAATTGCAAGCATTCTGGAAAAAATACCATCGAAAATTGCAAGATAAAGGAGAAAAAAATACTGCCTCCATTCTCGCAATTGATACTCCTGTCCTAAAAGAAGGCTTTAAAATTCAGTTTACTTTACCCAGCAAATTAATGGAAGAGCAATTAAAAGAAGCTTGTCCAAAACTTTTAAAATATTTACGTAAATCTTTAAACAACAACGAAATTCACCTGGAAATGCTTGTAAAAGAATCCTTAAAAAAGAAATTTGCGTATACCCCTCAGGAAAAATACAACAAACTCAAAGAGAAAAATCCGATGATTGAGAAATTAAAAGAGACTTTTCAACTGGATTTGTAA
- the msrA gene encoding peptide-methionine (S)-S-oxide reductase MsrA, whose translation MNTLKKTGSLFSLILLVSCFGFTKKEENSINKQKHNIVIQDSKDLKVAYFASGCFWCVEAIFESVAGVTEAVSGYAGGHTKNPSYRAIGTGRTGHAETIAVYYNPKKVSFETLLTVFFGSHDPTTKNGQHPDYGTQYRSIAFYSNDAEKKAIEAIIEKLNKEVYGGDITTEVKKHTQFYKAEEYHQDYEKRNPNQSYVRAVSIPRLNRFKKKYPQLLKK comes from the coding sequence ATGAATACATTAAAAAAAACAGGTAGTTTATTTTCTCTTATCTTATTAGTTTCTTGTTTTGGATTTACAAAAAAAGAAGAAAATAGCATAAATAAGCAAAAACATAATATTGTTATACAAGATAGTAAAGATCTAAAAGTAGCCTATTTTGCCAGTGGTTGCTTTTGGTGTGTAGAAGCTATTTTTGAAAGTGTAGCAGGTGTAACCGAAGCAGTATCAGGATATGCAGGCGGACATACAAAAAACCCATCTTATCGGGCCATAGGAACGGGAAGAACGGGGCATGCCGAAACCATAGCAGTATACTACAATCCTAAAAAAGTAAGTTTTGAAACCTTATTAACTGTGTTTTTTGGTTCTCATGATCCAACGACAAAAAACGGGCAGCATCCGGATTACGGAACACAGTATAGATCCATTGCCTTCTATAGTAATGATGCAGAAAAAAAAGCCATAGAAGCTATTATTGAGAAATTGAATAAAGAAGTATATGGTGGTGACATTACTACTGAAGTTAAAAAGCATACACAATTCTATAAAGCCGAGGAATATCATCAAGATTATGAGAAAAGAAACCCCAACCAATCCTATGTAAGAGCAGTTTCTATTCCCAGGCTAAATAGATTTAAAAAGAAGTATCCTCAGTTACTGAAAAAATGA
- the pgmB gene encoding beta-phosphoglucomutase translates to MNKKAFIFDLDGVIVDTAKYHFTAWKKLANSIGVDFTEEQNEQLKGVSRVQSLEKILDWADIELTKDRFMELIARKNGDYLRYINEMDASEILPGVPEILDYLITCHQPIALGSASKNARMILQKVQRYNSFDAVVDGTDVSKAKPDPEVFLKAADLLKAKPEECVVFEDSIAGIQAANIANMIAVGIGEKKILHEADFVFKNFTEITPGIIDELILKEVKVTTQLK, encoded by the coding sequence ATGAATAAAAAAGCATTTATATTTGATCTGGACGGTGTCATTGTAGATACAGCCAAATATCATTTCACAGCCTGGAAAAAATTGGCGAATAGTATTGGTGTGGATTTTACAGAGGAGCAAAATGAGCAATTAAAAGGAGTAAGCAGAGTACAATCTCTGGAAAAAATTTTGGACTGGGCTGATATTGAATTGACCAAAGACCGGTTTATGGAGCTCATAGCAAGGAAAAATGGTGATTATTTGAGGTATATCAATGAAATGGATGCCTCTGAAATTTTACCCGGGGTTCCTGAAATTTTAGACTATCTGATTACCTGTCATCAGCCTATCGCTTTAGGTTCGGCAAGTAAGAATGCCCGTATGATCTTACAAAAAGTACAGCGCTACAATTCTTTTGACGCCGTAGTAGACGGTACTGATGTAAGCAAAGCAAAGCCTGATCCGGAAGTGTTTTTAAAAGCAGCCGATTTGTTGAAAGCGAAACCCGAAGAATGTGTTGTTTTTGAAGATTCAATCGCAGGAATTCAGGCAGCCAATATTGCTAATATGATCGCTGTCGGAATCGGAGAAAAAAAAATACTGCATGAAGCAGATTTTGTCTTTAAAAACTTTACGGAAATCACACCTGGTATTATTGACGAATTGATTTTAAAAGAAGTAAAAGTAACTACTCAACTTAAGTAA
- a CDS encoding glycoside hydrolase family 65 protein produces the protein MNLDYIIPDEWSIAEEGFNPNTVKVSESIFSIGNGAMGQRANFEEHYSGPTFRGSYIAGVYYPDKTRVGWWKNGYPEYFAKVLNAPNWIGIDVQVNNERLDLYTCKQVTNFRRELNMKEGRLSRSFDATLQNGTEIRVCSIRFLSIRFDEVGVIKYSVTPLNSEAEITFFPYIDGGITNEDTNWDDQFWDILQVNREQHQSFLQAKTMKTDFHICTFMESRIFVDDIPTDSNCEHIKTPTSASCSYTQKIKQGQTYNIHKFGGYVVDRNHDKLKLVEAAKSVLKKAIDLGFDALLEYQKESWSEIWDMADITIDGDTKAQQGIRFNIFHLNQTYLGTDAKLNIGPKGFTGEKYGGSTYWDTEAYCIPFYMATKYQKVARTLLEYRYNHLDKAIENARKLGFKNGAALYPMVTMNGEECHNEWEITFEEIHRNGAIAFAIYNYHRYTNDYSYIPEKGLEVLIGIARFWHQRITYSLQKKKYVILGVTGPNEYENNVNNNWYTNYIAKWCINYAVENIQKVKTAYHDDYLRIMSKVSLQDTEIEKWKEVADNMYFPYSEEHQVYLQQDGFLDKDLVTVADLDTGQRPVNQHWSWDRILRSPYIKQADTLQGFYFFEDHFTREELERHFNFYESFTVHESSLSPCVHSIQAARLGKMEQAYTFYLRTSRLDLDDYNHEVHEGLHITSMAGTWMSIVEGFGGMRIKENKLSFTPGIPKQWNAYSFKVNFRNQVVKVNVNHNKTNFELNNGRELTILVNGEPVILSPNNLITV, from the coding sequence ATGAATTTAGACTACATAATCCCCGACGAATGGTCTATAGCGGAAGAAGGATTCAATCCAAACACCGTAAAAGTTTCCGAGAGTATTTTTAGTATCGGTAACGGAGCTATGGGACAACGGGCGAACTTTGAAGAACACTACTCAGGCCCGACGTTTCGGGGAAGCTATATTGCAGGGGTGTACTATCCTGATAAAACCAGGGTAGGCTGGTGGAAAAACGGTTACCCGGAATATTTTGCAAAAGTGCTAAATGCACCCAATTGGATCGGAATTGACGTTCAGGTAAATAATGAAAGACTAGACCTGTATACCTGTAAGCAGGTTACTAATTTCCGCAGAGAACTAAATATGAAAGAAGGCAGGCTTTCAAGAAGTTTTGATGCCACACTTCAAAATGGTACGGAAATAAGAGTTTGCAGCATTCGTTTTTTAAGTATTCGTTTTGATGAGGTAGGAGTCATTAAGTATTCGGTTACTCCGTTAAACTCGGAAGCCGAGATTACTTTTTTCCCATATATAGACGGTGGAATTACAAACGAAGATACGAATTGGGACGATCAATTTTGGGATATTTTACAGGTAAACCGGGAACAACATCAATCATTCTTACAGGCGAAGACCATGAAAACAGATTTTCATATCTGTACATTCATGGAATCGAGGATTTTTGTTGATGATATTCCAACAGATTCGAATTGCGAACATATAAAAACACCTACCTCTGCATCTTGTTCATACACACAAAAAATCAAGCAAGGGCAGACATATAACATTCATAAATTCGGAGGGTATGTTGTAGACAGGAATCACGACAAACTTAAACTGGTAGAAGCGGCCAAAAGCGTATTAAAAAAAGCAATAGATCTGGGTTTTGATGCACTATTGGAATATCAAAAAGAATCGTGGTCTGAAATCTGGGACATGGCAGATATCACCATTGACGGCGATACCAAAGCACAGCAAGGAATACGCTTTAATATCTTCCATCTCAACCAGACCTATTTGGGAACCGATGCCAAACTGAACATCGGACCCAAAGGATTTACCGGAGAAAAATACGGAGGAAGCACCTATTGGGATACCGAAGCCTACTGCATTCCTTTTTATATGGCCACCAAATATCAGAAGGTAGCAAGAACACTTCTGGAGTATCGATATAATCATTTGGACAAAGCTATTGAGAATGCCCGGAAACTTGGTTTTAAAAACGGAGCGGCTCTGTATCCGATGGTGACTATGAATGGAGAAGAATGTCATAATGAATGGGAAATTACTTTCGAAGAAATTCACAGAAACGGGGCCATTGCCTTTGCCATTTATAATTACCACAGATATACGAATGATTACAGTTATATTCCGGAAAAAGGACTGGAAGTGCTTATCGGAATTGCCCGCTTCTGGCATCAAAGAATTACCTATTCATTACAAAAGAAGAAATATGTGATCCTTGGAGTTACCGGGCCTAACGAATATGAAAATAATGTCAATAACAACTGGTATACAAATTACATTGCGAAGTGGTGTATCAACTATGCAGTAGAAAATATTCAAAAGGTAAAAACAGCATATCATGATGATTACCTCAGAATTATGTCAAAAGTATCTCTGCAAGACACTGAAATAGAAAAATGGAAAGAAGTAGCAGACAATATGTATTTCCCATATTCGGAAGAACATCAGGTTTATTTGCAGCAAGATGGTTTTTTAGACAAAGATTTGGTGACGGTTGCCGATTTGGATACCGGTCAAAGACCTGTCAATCAGCATTGGTCCTGGGATAGAATTTTGCGTTCGCCCTATATCAAACAAGCAGATACCTTGCAAGGATTCTACTTCTTTGAAGATCATTTTACCCGGGAAGAACTGGAACGGCATTTCAACTTCTACGAATCTTTTACCGTTCATGAATCTTCATTGTCTCCCTGTGTACACAGCATACAAGCGGCCAGATTAGGAAAAATGGAACAGGCATATACATTTTACCTGAGAACATCGCGTTTGGATTTGGATGATTACAACCATGAGGTGCATGAAGGATTACACATAACCTCTATGGCAGGTACGTGGATGAGCATTGTAGAGGGATTCGGCGGAATGAGAATCAAAGAAAACAAACTTTCATTTACACCCGGAATTCCGAAACAATGGAATGCCTATTCATTTAAGGTCAATTTTAGAAATCAGGTAGTAAAAGTAAACGTAAATCACAACAAAACGAATTTTGAATTAAATAATGGAAGAGAATTGACCATTCTGGTTAATGGAGAACCGGTGATTCTTAGTCCAAATAATTTGATAACCGTTTAA